From Chryseobacterium shandongense, the proteins below share one genomic window:
- a CDS encoding MFS transporter: protein MSSVKLLKPTNFRWTICVLLFIATTINYLDRQVLSLTWKDFIAPEFHWNNNDYGNITALFSIFYAVGMLFAGKFVDWMDTKKGFLWAIGIWSIGAVLHAFCGIATSGILTGNWTAGFHGSKELIATVSNTSAIISTSVSLFIFARFVLAIGEAGNFPAAIKTTAEYFPKKDRAFSTSIWNAGATVGALAAPITIPFIAKSMGWEWAFIIIGALGFIWMGLWVFYYKKPHEHHKVNEHELTYINQDHEEITVEENQVAEQRKFTFKECFSYRQTWAFAFGKFMTDGVWWFFLFWTPAYLSSVYQMDSTQSAFPLFVLYMITLLSIIGGWLPKYFVEKKGMNAYNGRMKAMLIFAFFPLLALLAQPLGSVTYWIPVLIIGVAGAAHQAWSANIFSTVGDMFPKKAIATITGIGGMAGGIGSFLINKSSGLLFDHAHKAWTTVDGVPLLEKYPQYINERLPDGFFEQLEKSGAVVVDGIDKGYMIIFSVCAVAYLIAWTVMKTLVPKYKVIK, encoded by the coding sequence ATGAGTTCAGTTAAATTACTTAAACCGACGAATTTCAGATGGACCATCTGCGTCCTGCTGTTTATTGCCACAACAATCAACTATCTGGATCGTCAGGTTTTATCCTTAACATGGAAAGATTTTATCGCTCCGGAATTCCATTGGAATAACAATGATTACGGAAACATAACGGCTCTATTTTCCATCTTCTATGCAGTGGGAATGCTGTTCGCAGGAAAATTTGTCGACTGGATGGATACCAAGAAAGGATTCCTCTGGGCTATTGGCATCTGGTCCATAGGAGCTGTTTTACATGCTTTTTGCGGTATTGCCACATCAGGAATCCTTACCGGAAACTGGACGGCAGGTTTTCACGGATCAAAAGAACTGATCGCAACAGTTTCCAATACCTCTGCCATTATCAGTACCAGTGTTTCACTGTTCATCTTTGCCCGTTTTGTACTGGCTATCGGTGAAGCAGGGAATTTTCCGGCAGCCATTAAAACCACGGCTGAATATTTCCCTAAAAAAGACAGAGCATTTTCAACCAGCATCTGGAATGCCGGAGCAACGGTTGGAGCTTTGGCTGCACCCATTACCATTCCTTTTATTGCGAAATCAATGGGCTGGGAATGGGCATTTATCATTATTGGAGCCTTAGGGTTTATTTGGATGGGACTTTGGGTATTTTATTACAAAAAGCCTCACGAGCATCATAAGGTAAACGAACACGAGCTTACCTATATCAATCAGGATCATGAGGAAATAACAGTTGAAGAAAACCAGGTTGCAGAACAAAGAAAATTCACTTTCAAAGAATGCTTCAGCTACAGACAAACCTGGGCATTTGCCTTTGGCAAATTCATGACCGACGGTGTTTGGTGGTTCTTTTTATTCTGGACTCCGGCATATTTAAGTTCGGTATACCAAATGGATTCCACACAAAGTGCATTCCCGTTATTTGTATTGTACATGATCACCCTATTGTCCATCATTGGAGGATGGCTTCCCAAATATTTTGTAGAAAAAAAGGGAATGAATGCATATAACGGAAGAATGAAAGCCATGCTAATTTTCGCATTTTTCCCGTTGCTGGCTTTACTGGCCCAGCCATTAGGTTCTGTAACCTATTGGATTCCGGTTTTAATTATCGGAGTAGCGGGAGCGGCGCATCAGGCTTGGTCTGCGAATATCTTCTCGACAGTCGGCGATATGTTCCCGAAAAAAGCCATTGCCACCATCACCGGAATTGGCGGAATGGCAGGAGGAATAGGCTCGTTTTTAATTAACAAATCTTCGGGGCTTTTATTTGATCACGCTCATAAAGCATGGACAACCGTTGATGGGGTTCCTTTACTGGAAAAATATCCGCAGTATATCAACGAAAGATTACCGGATGGATTCTTCGAGCAGCTGGAAAAATCAGGAGCAGTCGTTGTAGACGGAATTGATAAAGGATACATGATCATTTTCTCAGTCTGTGCGGTTGCTTATTTAATCGCCTGGACAGTAATGAAAACATTGGTCCCGAAATATAAAGTGATAAAATAA
- a CDS encoding tagaturonate reductase: protein MENQIKQKLNRELINYQEKLPLKIVQFGGGNFMRGFTDYIIDKLNKETEWKGGIVNLQATPNGSIQKMEEQDNVYTLFTRGIKKGEIHDEKQVISAIQKSVNPYANYDEFLALAKEQELEFIFSNTTETGIAYDETEASYEGPHRNFPAKVTVLLHERFKHFNGAADKGLRIIPCELIEDNAFALRDIIVKYAQLWNLEESFVQWINQHNYFHNTLVDRIVPGYPKDDVETYEDQLDYEDKMMVVSECFLLFVIQEAGNLKERIPFNEINEQILVVDDIQPYRLRKVRILNGGHTLMLAPAILSGQETVKESIDNPFIGKFLSDAIFNEVNPTLGLDMNELKDFAEEVFDRFRNPFIKHYLASIALYFVSKFKVRVLPSLLTYVETNGKLPVNLTFSLASLIRFYQGNFREKTLPLNDEEGVVSKFKEIWKNEDYGKVAELALSEKSFWDTDLTKVEGLKTAVAKALYEIDHNDMETAYNNFVQFNS, encoded by the coding sequence ATGGAAAATCAAATAAAACAAAAATTAAATCGTGAACTAATCAATTATCAGGAAAAACTTCCCCTTAAAATCGTACAATTTGGTGGTGGGAATTTCATGAGAGGATTCACGGATTATATCATTGATAAATTAAACAAGGAAACCGAATGGAAAGGCGGAATTGTCAATTTGCAGGCAACACCAAATGGCTCTATTCAGAAAATGGAAGAGCAGGATAATGTATATACGCTTTTCACAAGAGGAATTAAAAAAGGAGAAATTCATGATGAAAAGCAAGTGATTTCTGCGATTCAGAAGTCGGTAAATCCTTATGCAAACTACGATGAATTCTTAGCGCTGGCAAAAGAGCAAGAACTGGAATTTATATTTTCAAACACCACAGAAACCGGAATTGCCTACGATGAAACGGAAGCATCTTACGAAGGTCCGCACAGGAATTTCCCTGCAAAAGTGACGGTTTTACTTCATGAAAGATTTAAGCATTTCAATGGAGCGGCAGATAAGGGATTAAGAATTATTCCATGCGAATTAATTGAAGACAATGCATTTGCGTTAAGAGATATTATCGTTAAATATGCACAGTTGTGGAATTTAGAAGAATCATTTGTGCAATGGATTAACCAGCATAATTATTTCCATAATACATTGGTTGACAGAATCGTTCCGGGTTACCCGAAGGACGATGTGGAAACTTACGAAGACCAGTTGGATTACGAAGACAAGATGATGGTGGTTTCAGAATGTTTCCTGCTTTTTGTGATCCAGGAAGCCGGAAATTTAAAGGAAAGAATTCCTTTTAATGAAATCAATGAGCAGATTTTAGTAGTTGATGATATTCAGCCGTACCGTTTAAGAAAAGTCAGAATCCTGAATGGTGGTCATACTTTGATGCTGGCTCCTGCAATTTTATCGGGACAGGAAACGGTAAAAGAATCCATCGATAATCCGTTTATCGGGAAGTTTTTAAGCGATGCCATTTTCAATGAAGTAAACCCTACATTAGGTTTGGATATGAATGAGCTGAAAGATTTTGCGGAAGAAGTTTTCGACCGTTTCAGAAATCCTTTCATCAAACATTATTTGGCGAGCATTGCGCTGTATTTTGTTTCTAAATTTAAAGTAAGAGTATTGCCGAGCTTATTAACTTACGTTGAAACCAATGGAAAATTACCGGTAAATCTTACCTTTTCTTTAGCAAGCTTAATCCGATTTTATCAGGGAAATTTTAGAGAAAAGACCCTTCCATTAAATGATGAAGAAGGAGTGGTTTCCAAATTCAAAGAAATCTGGAAAAACGAAGACTATGGCAAAGTGGCTGAACTGGCACTTTCCGAAAAATCTTTCTGGGATACCGATCTTACCAAGGTAGAAGGCTTGAAAACTGCGGTTGCCAAGGCATTATACGAGATCGATCATAATGATATGGAAACAGCGTATAACAATTTTGTACAATTCAATTCGTAA